A window of Strix aluco isolate bStrAlu1 chromosome 2, bStrAlu1.hap1, whole genome shotgun sequence contains these coding sequences:
- the SULT1C4 gene encoding sulfotransferase 1C4, which yields MALDKMGDLSLKETVPRAEIVEVEGIPFTESIRSTWDQVWKFKARPDDLLIATYAKAGTTWTQEIVDMIQQNGDAEKCRRATTYRRHPFLEWSIQGSSDLNYSGLELAEAMPSPRTIKTHLPVQLVPPSFWEQNCKIIYVARNAKDNLVSYYHFHRMNKGLPDPGTWEEFMEKFMTGKVLWGSWYDHVKGWWKAKDKHRILYLFYEDMKENPKQEIQKILKFLEKDMSQEVLNKILHNTSFEIMKENPMTNYTKEFQGIMDHSVSPFMRKGVVGDWKNYFTVAQNKKFDEDYKKKMADTSLVFRTEL from the exons ATGGCCCTGGATAAAATGGGAGATTTGAGTCTGAAAGAGACAGTGCCCCGAGCTGAGATAGTTGAAGTGGAAGGCATTCCCTTCACAGAATCAATACGCAGCACGTGGGACCAAGTGTGGAAATTCAAAGCCAGACCCGATGATCTGCTCATCGCAACGTATGCAAAAGCAG GTACCACATGGACACAGGAGATAGTGGATATGATTCAACAAAATGGAGATGCTGAGAAATGTAGACGCGCCACTACTTACAGACGTCATCCTTTCCTTGAGTGGTCTATCCAAGGATCTTCAGACTTGAATTACTCAG GCCTGGAGTTAGCTGAAGCTATGCCTTCTCCACGAACAATAAAAACTCATCTCCCCGTGCAGCTGGTGCCTCCCTCCTTCTGGGAACAAAACTGTAAG ATAATCTATGTGGCGAGAAATGCAAAAGACAACCTGGTGTCATACTACCATTTCCACAGAATGAATAAAGGACTGCCTGACCcaggaacctgggaggagttcaTGGAGAAATTCATGACTGGAAAAG TGCTCTGGGGTTCCTGGTATGATCATGTAAAAGGATGGTGGAAGGCAAAAGATAAGCACCGTATTCTCTACCTCTTCTATGAAGATATGAAGGAG AATCCAAAGCAAGAAATTCAGAAGATCCTGAAGTTCCTGGAGAAGGACATGAGTCAGGAAGTTCTAAACAAGATACTCCATAACACTTCATTTGAGATAATGAAAGAAAATCCCATGACAAACTACACTAAGGAGTTTCAGGGAATAATGGATCACTCCGTTTCCCCATTCATGAGAAAAG GGGTTGTCGGGGACTGGAAGAATTATTTCACTGTGGCACAGAATAAGAAATTTGATGAAGATTATAAGAAGAAAATGGCTGATACCTCTCTTGTTTTTCGCACAGAATTGTGA